The nucleotide window GACCACCTGTAGGCCGTCGCCGAGCACCAGCAGTGCGCCGTGCGGCTGGATGCTGCCCGGAATGTGGATCGCCTCCCGCTCGCAGTTGTCGGTGGTGATCTCGGGACCGCCCAGATAGATCGGAGGCAGCAGGTCGGTCACGGCGCGGGGACCGGTCATGAGGACCTTCTTTCGGAGGGTCCCCGGATGGGTCGCGTGGCGCGTGCAAGGGAGAGGGGGGCTCGGAGGTCAGGCACGGTCGTTTGCGAAGAATATCACACGGCCGACAGGGCATTTGGACTGCGGGTCAGTGGGAACGCCGCCCTATGGGGGTGTTCCCTTTCCCCAGGCATCCCAGTTTGGCCTGGGCCTGCGCGGCTCAGCGGCGGCGCAGTTTGCGGAGGCTGTGACGCACGCCGTGGTCGGGGTGGACACCGTCGGCGATGAGATGGAGCCACTGGCTGAGGTAATAGCCCAGCAGCAGGGGCACGGCAAATTTTGCACCCACGGGTTCGGGCAGCGCCGGCCACTGCCAGGCCGGAAAGAGGGCCCTGATCATACCAGCCACCAGCCCCAGCAGCACGGCCACATAGGCCAGCCGGGTCAGTGGGCCCAGCAGCCAGGTGTGCGACAGGCCCCGGTGGCTGAACATGCGCCCGTAGGGCACCCAGACGAACCCCAGGATGCCCCAGCGCCGCTTGCTGTCCACCCGGCCTTCCGAGAGGTCGAGGTCGGGCGAGAGCAGGAACGTCCCGGCCAGGAAACCCAGCGTGAAATTGATGGCCTGCGCGGGCGTCACCCCGATGAGGTCCTGACGGCTCGCGGCGAGCGCTCCGGCGGCCAGCACGGCGTAGGCGGCGAGGTTGATGAGGTTGTGAACACGGCCGCTGGGCATCGCGGCCCACTGTGGCACAAGTGGGCGGGCCGCAGCTAGGCGGAGCCGGACGCACGGTGCGCCGAGAGAGCTTCATGCAGCGGCGTCCGTTCATCTGCCGTCACGCTTCATACGCCATGCTGGGCAGGCATGAAGTTCATCACTCCGCGCCTGCTCCAGAGTCCGTCGGTTTCGCCCCTCGCGCTGCGCCGGGGCCTGACCGGCAGCCTGCTGGCCGCCGCCCTGCTGCTCTCGGCCTGCGACCAGACCCCGGGAGAGACGCCGAACACGGGGCTGTCAGGGACGGGGCTCCAAGCCCAGACCGTGCCGCTGGGGCAGGCAATCAGCGCGCCGGCCAGACAGCCCTTCTCCGGCACCTGGACGGTGCGGGGCGTGCCGGACTGGCTGACAGTCTCTCCGGCGTCGGGCAGCGGTGACGTGGCCCTGACGGTCAGTGCCGACCGCGCCGCCGGTACACCCCTGGACGCGGGGCAGAGCGTCCTGAACGGCAGTTTTCAGGTCGTGTGGACCCTGGCGAACGGCAGAGAGGGCCGCTCGACCTGGACCGTCCAGGCCGACCAGTTCCGCCTGAGCGGCCGCGTGGTGGACGCCGCACGTCTGGAGGGCGCCGACACCCGGACCAGGGACACCGACCTCGGTGTGGGCCGCGCCGCAGACAGCCGGGGAGTGATCGTCACCTACCGCGACGCCGGGGTCCGCGACGCCGTGCTGACGAAGAGGGGGAGTGTTCGGGCACAGGCGCAGGGCGGCGCGGCGGCCACGGCCCGCGCGACCCTGGACGGCCTGAGAATCGCGGCCGGGGCGCGCTCGCCGCTGGGAGGACGCGCGGCATTGCTCGGCACCCCAGCCACCGCCTCCACCCTCGCAG belongs to Deinococcus sp. Leaf326 and includes:
- a CDS encoding metal-binding protein, whose translation is MPSGRVHNLINLAAYAVLAAGALAASRQDLIGVTPAQAINFTLGFLAGTFLLSPDLDLSEGRVDSKRRWGILGFVWVPYGRMFSHRGLSHTWLLGPLTRLAYVAVLLGLVAGMIRALFPAWQWPALPEPVGAKFAVPLLLGYYLSQWLHLIADGVHPDHGVRHSLRKLRRR